One genomic region from Clostridium saccharobutylicum DSM 13864 encodes:
- a CDS encoding sulfide/dihydroorotate dehydrogenase-like FAD/NAD-binding protein, whose translation MKYEKVDCIDAGTEYCPCKLAEYGQCLICSQCQGEILCDCLNWKGVCIYQELYNNGNKAKEGRKTFKCHVKEALNYDNKLLVIKFKAPHKLIIDLVRPGSYIFIRTTENTYFDIPISIMNSDVENDIITIAVEIKGIKAVKLLDIKTGGSIIIRGPYWNGVFGVKNIFDEKNNKALILARGIGLAPMIPVARKLISQNNELQVVIDKSPFKENFAKEFLNEYNIKISENFLLDKGKLSDQAKRIIKDALEYGTNYIHIAGADILTYDVINYLNKINRNDVSISCCNNFKMCCGEGICGACTARFSGHRVKRFCKEQVDPRSIFEERRFI comes from the coding sequence ATGAAGTATGAAAAAGTGGATTGTATTGATGCAGGAACTGAATACTGTCCATGTAAGCTTGCAGAATATGGGCAATGTTTGATATGTTCTCAATGCCAAGGAGAAATTTTGTGCGATTGTTTGAATTGGAAGGGGGTGTGCATATATCAAGAACTCTATAATAATGGTAATAAAGCAAAAGAGGGACGTAAAACTTTTAAATGTCATGTAAAGGAAGCATTAAATTATGATAACAAATTATTAGTAATTAAGTTTAAAGCACCTCATAAACTAATTATAGATTTGGTTAGACCAGGAAGTTATATATTTATAAGAACAACTGAAAATACTTATTTTGATATTCCAATCTCTATTATGAATTCAGATGTAGAAAATGATATTATTACAATTGCTGTTGAAATTAAAGGAATAAAAGCAGTTAAATTATTAGATATAAAAACTGGTGGAAGTATAATCATACGTGGTCCTTATTGGAATGGTGTTTTTGGTGTTAAGAATATATTCGATGAAAAAAATAATAAAGCACTAATACTTGCAAGAGGAATTGGACTAGCTCCTATGATTCCTGTAGCAAGAAAATTAATTTCACAAAACAATGAATTGCAGGTAGTAATAGATAAAAGCCCATTTAAAGAAAACTTTGCTAAAGAATTTTTAAATGAATACAACATAAAAATATCTGAAAATTTTTTATTAGATAAGGGTAAACTTTCAGATCAGGCAAAAAGAATAATTAAAGATGCTCTTGAATATGGTACAAATTATATTCATATAGCAGGAGCTGATATTCTAACTTATGATGTAATTAATTATTTAAACAAGATTAACAGAAATGATGTTTCTATTTCGTGTTGTAATAATTTTAAAATGTGTTGTGGTGAAGGAATTTGTGGAGCATGTACAGCAAGATTTTCAGGTCATAGAGTAAAAAGATTCTGCAAAGAACAGGTTGATCCAAGAAGTATTTTTGAAGAGAGAAGATTTATATAA
- a CDS encoding LysR family transcriptional regulator has product MIIIDNKQLNYFLAIAEEENITKAAEKLHIAQPYLSNQLKKLENELGVKLIIRNTRKFQITDAGKNLQLRAKQMLDLMDLTIDELTNFEEGIYGTITIGAIPTSVNVVLPEIINDFHKTYPKVKFEIRNMTTNLILESLKIGIIEIGIIRTPLNSDMYNFLYLQNQPMIVAASDNLYWSKHKRNIMLTEVSNKPLIVHFRLEHIITEACKNAGFEPNILCKIDDTRSILLLASFGMGVAVMPMDWIDLIPNLNLNYRKINEKSLSTSTALIWIKNRYLSPAARHFLNIFKNNYLRYFKP; this is encoded by the coding sequence GTGATTATTATTGATAATAAGCAATTAAATTATTTTTTGGCTATTGCTGAAGAAGAAAATATAACAAAGGCTGCTGAAAAATTGCATATAGCCCAACCTTATCTTAGTAATCAATTGAAAAAACTTGAGAATGAATTAGGAGTTAAATTAATAATAAGAAATACGAGAAAATTTCAAATAACAGATGCAGGTAAAAATCTTCAGCTTCGTGCCAAACAAATGTTGGATTTGATGGATTTAACCATTGATGAATTAACAAACTTTGAAGAAGGTATTTATGGCACTATAACAATTGGAGCTATACCGACATCAGTAAATGTAGTTTTACCTGAAATAATTAATGATTTTCATAAGACCTATCCCAAAGTAAAATTTGAAATAAGAAATATGACTACTAATTTAATATTAGAATCTTTAAAAATTGGAATTATAGAGATTGGAATAATCAGAACTCCTTTAAATTCAGATATGTATAACTTTCTATACTTACAGAATCAGCCTATGATAGTCGCAGCCTCGGACAATTTATATTGGAGTAAACATAAAAGAAACATAATGCTGACTGAGGTTTCAAATAAACCATTAATAGTTCACTTCAGACTTGAACACATTATAACAGAGGCTTGCAAAAATGCAGGATTTGAACCTAATATACTTTGTAAAATTGATGATACTAGATCAATACTCTTATTAGCAAGCTTTGGCATGGGTGTTGCCGTTATGCCAATGGATTGGATTGATCTCATTCCAAATTTGAATTTGAACTACAGAAAAATTAATGAAAAATCTCTAAGCACCAGTACTGCCTTAATATGGATAAAGAATAGATATCTCTCCCCAGCTGCCCGACACTTTTTAAATATTTTTAAGAATAACTATCTTAGATATTTTAAACCGTAA
- a CDS encoding peptidase U32 family protein, whose translation MKKIELLAPAGNLEKLKTAINFGADAVYLGGDKLNLRAGADNFTIEDLKEGVEFAHSRGKKIHVTLNVIPHNEDLFGIEEYLRELYDIGVDAALIADPGVISIAREVVPNLEIHLSTQASNLNYQSALFWHKVGVKRVVAAREMSLEDLRELRNVLPETCDVEAFVHGSMCMAYSGKCLLSNYLNGRDSNRGVCSQPCRYKYNLFEEGETGDYNKINEGSDGVYLMNSKDLCMIEHIPELIESGINSLKIEGRMKSSYYVASVVKVYRAAIDKYIEDPKNYKFDPKWMDNLIKPSHRPYTTGFYFDKEIRQNYESSSYIRNYDIVGVVKNYDKESHIANIEQRNKVYNGDFVEVLAIKGDNKIIKLEDMKKENGESIESAPSAKMIFTVKCDNELKDGDILSKSKN comes from the coding sequence ATGAAGAAAATTGAATTACTAGCACCAGCGGGAAATTTAGAAAAACTTAAAACAGCTATAAATTTTGGTGCTGACGCAGTATATCTTGGAGGCGACAAATTAAATCTAAGAGCAGGAGCGGATAATTTTACAATAGAAGATTTAAAAGAAGGGGTTGAATTTGCACATTCAAGAGGGAAAAAAATTCATGTGACATTAAATGTAATTCCACATAATGAGGATTTATTTGGAATAGAAGAATATCTTAGAGAATTATATGATATTGGTGTTGATGCTGCACTTATTGCTGATCCTGGAGTTATAAGCATAGCAAGAGAAGTTGTGCCAAACCTTGAAATACATTTAAGTACTCAAGCTAGCAATTTAAATTATCAATCTGCTTTATTTTGGCATAAGGTTGGAGTGAAAAGAGTTGTAGCAGCAAGAGAAATGAGCTTGGAAGATTTAAGAGAACTTAGAAATGTATTACCAGAAACTTGCGATGTAGAAGCTTTTGTACATGGATCTATGTGTATGGCCTATTCTGGGAAATGTTTATTATCAAATTATTTGAATGGAAGAGATTCTAATAGGGGAGTTTGCTCACAGCCTTGTAGATATAAATATAATTTATTTGAAGAAGGGGAAACAGGAGATTACAATAAAATTAATGAAGGCTCTGATGGAGTATATTTAATGAATTCAAAGGATTTATGTATGATAGAACATATTCCAGAGCTTATTGAATCTGGTATAAATTCTCTTAAGATTGAAGGAAGAATGAAAAGTTCTTATTATGTTGCATCTGTAGTAAAGGTGTACAGAGCAGCTATTGATAAATACATAGAAGATCCTAAAAATTATAAGTTTGATCCTAAATGGATGGACAATCTTATAAAACCTAGTCATAGACCATATACAACTGGTTTTTATTTTGATAAAGAAATAAGACAAAATTACGAAAGCTCATCATATATACGAAATTATGATATTGTAGGTGTTGTAAAGAATTATGATAAGGAATCTCATATTGCAAATATAGAACAAAGAAATAAAGTTTACAATGGAGATTTTGTTGAAGTTTTGGCGATAAAGGGAGATAACAAGATTATAAAGCTTGAAGATATGAAGAAAGAAAATGGTGAATCTATAGAAAGTGCGCCTTCTGCTAAAATGATTTTTACTGTAAAATGTGATAATGAACTTAAAGATGGAGATATACTGAGCAAAAGTAAGAATTAA